In Parus major isolate Abel chromosome 1, Parus_major1.1, whole genome shotgun sequence, the following proteins share a genomic window:
- the CHD4 gene encoding chromodomain-helicase-DNA-binding protein 4 isoform X8, whose translation MASGIGSPSPCSGGSDDDEMEILLNNAIPQHPEPEEEPEEELLSEADTPKIKKKKKPKKLKEPKVPKLSKRQKKELGDSSGEGNEFVEEEEEVLRSDSEGSDYTPGKKKKKKLGPKKEKKNKAKRKEEEEEEEEDDDSKEPKSSAQLLEDWGMEDIDHIFTEEDYRTLTNYKAFSQFVRPLIAAKNPKIAVSKMMMVLGAKWREFSTNNPFKGSSGASVAAAAAAAVAVVESMVTNVDAVLPQPPADVPLRKAKTKEGKGPNARRKPKASPRIPDIKKPKTKKVAPLKIKLGGFGSKRKRSSSEDDDLDVESDFDDASINSYSVSDGSTSRSSRSRKKLKAGKKKKKGEEDSTVAVDGYETDHQDYCEVCQQGGEIILCDTCPRAYHMVCLDPDMEKAPEGKWSCPHCEKEGIQWEAKEDNSEGEEILEDVVGDAEEEDDHHMEFCRVCKDGGELLCCDACPSSYHIHCLNPPLPEIPNGEWLCPRCTCPALKGKVQKILIWKWGQPPVGPAPPRPPDADPNAPPPKPLEGRPERQFFVKWQGMSYWHCSWVSELQLELHCQVMFRNYQRKNDMDEPPSGDFGGEEEKSRKRKNKDPKYAEMEERFYRYGIKPEWMMIHRILNHSVDKKGNVHYLIKWRDLPYDQASWESEDVDIQDYDLYKQAYWNHRELMRGEEGRPGKKLKKVKMRKLERPPETPTVDPTVKYDRQPEYLDVTGGTLHPYQLEGLNWLRFSWAQGTDTILADEMGLGKTVQTAVFLYSLYKEGHSKGPFLVSAPLSTIINWEREFEMWAPDMYVVTYVGDKDSRAIIRENEFTFEDNAIRGGKKASRMKKEAAVKFHVLLTSYELITIDMAILGSIDWACLIVDEAHRLKNNQSKFFRVLNGYSLQHKLLLTGTPLQNNLEELFHLLNFLTPERFHNLEGFLEEFADIAKEDQIKKLHDMLGPHMLRRLKADVFKNMPSKTELIVRVELSPMQKKYYKYILTRNFEALNARGGGNQVSLLNVVMDLKKCCNHPYLFPVAAMEAPKMPNGMYDGSALIRASGKLLLLQKMLKNLKEGGHRVLIFSQMTKMLDLLEDFLEHEGYKYERIDGGITGNMRQEAIDRFNAPGAQQFCFLLSTRAGGLGINLATADTVIIYDSDWNPHNDIQAFSRAHRIGQNKKVMIYRFVTRASVEERITQVAKKKMMLTHLVVRPGLGSKTGSMSKQELDDILKFGTEELFKDEATEGGDNKEGEDSSVIHYDDKAIERLLDRNQDETEDTELQGMNEYLSSFKVAQYVVREEEMGEEEEVEREIIKQEESVDPDYWEKLLRHHYEQQQEDLARNLGKGKRIRKQVNYNDGSQEDRDWQDDQSDNQSDYSVASEEGDEDFDERSEAARRPSRKGLRNDKDKPLPPLLARVGGNIEVLGFNARQRKAFLNAIMRYGMPPQDAFTTQWLVRDLRGKSEKEFKAYVSLFMRHLCEPGADGAETFADGVPREGLSRQHVLTRIGVMSLIRKKVQEFEHVNGRWSMPELAEIEENKKLSQPSSPSPKTPTPSTPGDTQPNTPAPVPPPEDGVKVEEGASAKEQGEPSEPEKELTASATETEAPMEQCAQAVETPPQEAKSPVNSTEADEKKVEETEAKERPDEPMEVESKADVEKVEDRAATENPPDPPIITLDEKDEKKDDDKRDVVMLQNGEMLKESVDERHKKAVKQRFMFNIADGGFTELHSLWQNEERAATVTKKTYEIWHRRHDYWLLAGIINHGYARWQDIQNDPRYAILNEPFKGEMNRGNFLEIKNKFLARRFKLLEQALVIEEQLRRAAYLNMSEDPSHPSMALNTRFAEVECLAESHQHLSKESMAGNKPANAVLHKVLKQLEELLSDMKADVTRLPATIARIPPVAVRLQMSERNILSRLANRSSEPPPPPPPQQVAQQQ comes from the exons CAGAGGCTGACACTCCCAAGatcaagaagaagaagaagccCAAGAAACTGAAGGAACCCAAAGTGCCGAAGCTCAGCAAGCGTCAAAAGAAGGAG ctggggGACAGCTCTGGTGAGGGGAATGAGTTtgtggaggaagaagaagaggttCTGCGCTCTGACAGTGAGGGCAGTGATTATACccctgggaagaagaaaaagaagaaattaggacccaagaaggaaaagaaaaacaaagccaagcgcaaggaggaggaggaagaggaggaagaagatgatGACTCAAAG GAGCCAAAGTCAtctgctcagctcctggaaGATTGGGGTATGGAGGATATTGATCACATCTTCACAGAGGAGGATTACCGCACACTCACCAACTACAAAGCTTTCAGCCAGTTTGTCAG ACCACTTATTGCCGCCAAGAACCCTAAAATAGCAGTGTCGAAGATGATGATGGTACTGGGAGCCAAATGGAGGGAGTTTAGCACAAACAACCCCTTCAAGGGAAGTTCAGGTGCatctgtggcagctgctgcagctgcgGCTGTTGCAGTAGTTGAGAGTATGGTGACAAACGTGGATGCTGTCCTGCCGCAGCCCCCCGCAGATGTGCCACTCAGGAAAGCCAAGACAAAGGAGGGCAAAG GACCCAATGCCCGGCGGAAGCCAAAGGCCAGTCCTCGTATTCCTGATATCAAGAAACCTAAAACAAAGAAGGTGGCACCACTGAAAATCAAACTGGGAGGATTTGGTTCCAAGCGTAAAAGATCATCA AGTGAAGATGATGATCTGGATGTGGAATCAGACTTTGATGATGCCAGCATCAACAGCTACTCTGTTTCAGATGGATCTACAAGCCGTAGTAGCCGCAGTCGCAAAAAACTCAaggctgggaagaagaaaaagaaag GTGAGGAGGACTCCACAGTGGCTGTGGATGGCTATGAGACTGATCACCAGGACTACTGTGAGGTgtgccagcagggaggagaaattATATTGTGTGATACCTGCCCTCGTGCCTACCACATGGTTTGCCTGGACCCAGATATGGAGAAAGCTCCAGAGGGCAAATGGAGCTGCCCACACTGT GAAAAAGAGGGCATTCAGTGGGAAGCAAAGGAGGATAACTCTGAAGGTGAGGAAATCCTGGAGGATGTAGTGGGGGAtgctgaggaagaggatgaCCACCATATGGAGTTCTGTAGAGTCTGCAAGGATggaggagagctgctgtgctgtgatgcCTGTCCTTCATCCTACCACATCCACTGTCTGAATCCCCCACTGCCTGAGATTCCCAATGGAGAATGGCTGTGTCCTCGCTGTACT TGCCCAGCTTTGAAAGGAAAGGTGCAGAAGATCTTGATCTGGAAATGGGGTCAGCCCCCAGTTGGCCCTGCACCACCCCGTCCTCCTGATGCAGACCCTAATGCTCCACCCCCGAAGCCTCTGGAGGGTCGGCCTGAGAGGCAGTTCTTTGTCAAATGGCAGGGCATGTCCTACTGGCACTGCTCCTGGGTGTCAGAGTTGCAG CTGGAGTTGCACTGCCAGGTCATGTTTCGTAACTACCAACGCAAAAATGATATGGATGAGCCACCTTCGGGAGACTTTggaggggaagaagagaaaagccgaaagagaaaaaacaaggaCCCCAAATATGCTGAGATGGAGGAGCGTTTCTATCGATACGGGATCAAGCCAGAGTGGATGATGATCCACAGGATCCTTAATCATAG TGTGGATAAGAAGGGGAATGTCCACTATTTGATTAAATGGAGAGACCTACCCTATGATCAGGCGTCCTGGGAAAGTGAAGATGTGGATATTCAAGATTATGACCTCTACAAGCAAGCCTACTGGAATCACAG GGAGCTGATGCGAGGTGAAGAGGGCAGGCCTGGTAAGAAGTTAAAGAAAGTGAAGATGAGGAAACTGGAAAGACCCCCTGAGACTCCCACAGTAGAT CCAACAGTGAAATATGACCGGCAACCGGAGTACCTCGATGTAACAGGGGGGACCTTGCATCCCTACCAACTGGAAGGGCTGAACTGGCTGCGCTTCTCCTGGGCCCAGGGCACAGATACAATCTTGGCTGATGAAATGGGTCTGGGAAAGACTGTGCAGACAGCAGTGTTCCTGTACTCCTTATACAAAGAG GGGCACTCAAAGGGTCCCTTCTTGGTGAGTGCACCACTGTCGACAATCATCAACTGGGAACGAGAGTTTGAGATGTGGGCCCCAGATATGTATGTAGTGACCTACGTTGGTGACAAAGACAGCCGGGCCATCATCCGTGAGAATGAGTTCACTTTTGAGGACAATGCCATACGTGGAGGCAAAAAAGCGTCCAGAATGAAG aagGAGGCTGCTGTCAAGTTCCATGTGCTTCTCACCTCCTATGAATTGATCACAATTGATATGGCAATACTAGGCTCTATTGACTGGGCCTGTCTCATTGTGGATGAAGCTCACAGACTGAAGAACAATCAGTCTAAG TTCTTCCGTGTGCTGAATGGTTACTCCCTCCAGCACAAGCTGCTGCTTACAGGAACTCCCCTGCAGAACAACCTGGAAGAACTGTTCCACCTGCTGAACTTCCTGACGCCCGAGAGATTCCA TAACTTGGAGGGCTTCCTAGAAGAGTTTGCGGATATTGCCAAGGAAGATCAGATCAAGAAGCTGCACGACATGCTGGGCCCGCATATGCTGAGGCGTCTCAAGGCTGATGTTTTCAAGAATATGCCATCTAAGACTGAACTCATTGTCAGAGTGGAGCTGAGTCCCATGCAGAA gaaatactataaatacattttgacaAGAAACTTTGAAGCACTGAATGCACGGGGTGGTGGTAACCAAGTCTCCTTGCTCAATGTTGTTATGGATCTGAAGAAGTGCTGTAACCACCCCTACCTCTTTCCTGTGGCTGCTATG gaaGCTCCGAAAATGCCAAATGGCATGTATGATGGTAGTGCACTTATTCGAGCCTCTGGAAAGCTGTTGCTGCTCCAGAAGATGTTAAAGAACCTGAAGGAAGGAGGTCACAGAGTGCTCATATTCTCTCAG ATGACTAAAATGTTGGACCTTCTAGAAGACTTTTTGGAACACGAAGGGTACAAATATGAGCGGATTGATGGAGGAATCACAGGGAACATGCGTCAGGAGGCTATTGATCGCTTCAATG ctcctggagctcagcagttctgctttctgctttcaaCTCGAGCTGGGGGTCTTGGTATTAACTTGGCCACAGCAGATACTGTGATTATCTACGATTCAGACTGGAACCCCCACAATGATATCCAG GCCTTCAGCCGTGCACACAGAATTGGACAGAACAAGAAAGTGATGATTTACCGCTTTGTGACGAGGGCCTCAGTGGAGGAGCGTATCACTCAGGTGGCCAAGAAGAAGATGATGCTAACTCATCTGGTAGTGAGACCAGGGTTGGGCTCCAAGACAGGCTCCATGTCCAAACAGGAACTTGATGACATTCTCAAATTTGGCACTGAAGAGCTCTTCAAGGATGAGGCTACTGAGGGGG GGGATAACAAAGAAGGTGAGGATAGTAGTGTCATCCACTATGATGACAAAGCGATTGAGCGTCTGTTGGATCGGAACCAGGATGAAACAGAAGATACAGAACTTCAGGGCATGAATGAATATCTCAGCTCCTTCAAGGTGGCCCAGTATGTGGTTCGTGAGGAGGAGATGGGG gaggaagaggaggttGAACGGGAAATTATTAAGCAGGAGGAATCTGTGGATCCCGATTACTGGGAGAAACTGCTCCGTCACCATTATGAGCAACAACAGGAGGATCTGGCCAGGAATCTGGGCAAGGGCAAACGTATTCGCAAGCAGGTTAACTACAACGATGGCTCACAGGAGGATAGAG aCTGGCAGGATGACCAGTCAGATAATCAGTCAGACTATTCAGTTGCTTCTGAAGAAGGAGACGAGGACTTTGATGAGAGGTCTGAAG CAGCTCGTCGGCCTAGCCGCAAGGGCCTGAGAAATGATAAGGATAAGCCTCTGCCTCCCTTACTGGCCCGTGTGGGAGGGAACATTGAG GTGCTGGGTTTCAACGCTCGCCAGCGGAAAGCCTTCCTCAATGCTATCATGCGCTATGGAATGCCACCTCAGGATGCCTTCACCACTCAGTGGCTTGTTCGGGACCTCCGTGGCAAGTCAGAGAAAGAGTTCAA GGCCTATGTCTCGCTTTTCATGCGCCATTTATGTGAACCTGGAGCTGATGGTGCAGAGACCTTTGCAGATGGGGTCCCACGGGAAGGTCTTTCTCGACAGCATGTCCTTACTCGCATTGGGGTCATGTCACTTATACGCAAAAAG GTGCAGGAGTTTGAGCATGTGAACGGTCGCTGGAGTATGCCAGAACTGGCAGAGATAGAGGAGAACAAGAAACTTTCACAGCCCAGCTCACCCTCTCCCAAAACTCCAACTCCTTCGACACCAGGGGATACGCAGCCGAATACACCTGCCCCTGTTCCTCCACCTG AAGATGGAGTAAAAGTAGAAGAAGGAGCTAGTGCTAAGGAGCAAGGAGAGCCGTCTGAACCAGAGAAGGAGCTCACTGCCTCTGCTACTGAAACAGAGGCTCCTATGGAG CAGTGTGCTCAAGCTGTGGAAACACCACCCCAGGAAGCAAAATCCCCAGTGAACTCCACAGaggcagatgaaaaaaaagtagaggAAACAGAAGCGAAGGAAAGACCAGATGAACCAATGGAAGTAGAAAGCAAAG ctgatgTGGAGAAAGTGGAAGACAGAGCAGCTACTGAAAATCCCCCTGACCCTCCTATAATCACTCTGGATGAGAAAG ATGAGAAAAAGGACGATGATAAGAGAGATGTGGTGATGCTGCAGAACGGAGAGATGCTGAAGGAGTCAGTAGATGAAAGGCACAAGAAGGCAGTAAAGCAGCGCTTCATGTTCAACATAGCAGATGGTGGTTTCACTG AACTACACTCCCTCTGGCAGAATGAAGAGCGGGCTGCAACTGTCACCAAGAAGACCTATGAGATCTGGCATCGGCGTCACGACTACTGGCTCCTAGCTGGGATTATCAA TCATGGCTATGCCCGTTGGCAGGATATTCAGAATGATCCACGTTACGCCATCCTCAATGAACCCTTCAAGGGTGAGATGAACAGGGGTAACTTCctggaaataaagaataagTTCTTGGCAAGGAGATTTAAG CTTCTGGAGCAAGCACTGGTGATCGAGGAACAGTTGCGGCGAGCTGCCTATCTGAACATGTCCGAAGATCCATCTCACCCATCCATGGCTCTGAACACACGTTTTGCAGAGGTGGAATGCCTGGCTGAGAGCCACCAGCACCTATCCAAGGAGTCAATGGCTGGGAATAAACCAGCCAATGCTGTGCTGCACAAAG TTctgaagcagctggaggagctttTGAGTGACATGAAGGCAGATGTGACTCGCCTGCCTGCCACGATTGCCCGTATCCCACCTGTGGCAGTGCGCCTTCAGATGTCAGAGCGCAACATCCTCAGCCGCCTGGCCAACCGCAGCAGCGAGCCCCCGCCACCGCCCCCTCCCCAACAA GTGGCCCAGCAGCAGTGA